The Strigops habroptila isolate Jane chromosome 8, bStrHab1.2.pri, whole genome shotgun sequence genome includes a window with the following:
- the RNF168 gene encoding E3 ubiquitin-protein ligase RNF168 — MSKKSGAPLSLSDCLCQICMEIYVEPVTLPCNHTLCNSCFQLTVEKASLCCPFCRRRVSSWARYNARRNTLVNWELWEKIQKHYPKECERRINGQDLEEEICPPHPQHQLSKPGELRQEYEAEISKVEAERRAHEQEENKASEEYIQRLLAEEEEEQRLAEERRREMEKQLKQDEELAWQLSNSLNDDSKGHVLSSPARAGSVSLETSPANLCKTKSKLSNSGDIQKYLSPKLHQTLGSTSFSRTRERGRSDSGSVETNGNEGSSSAWQDEQEEMPTLSPQLTGVVKDSSAVDLFLESCMNYFSTSALGETTAVKQGNTPGTNCVGDEIPDAFHGITKGEGSATVLRSKGEDDGTESDSGSLTHVESINLENSAEPRTCIQSTANSVVSDNTSVVCDLMKVARHSDEEKPESLQNTKEIPKRKLLEPPAEAVVDFCVLDKRRRTFPESLEEQGEQMNDFNLQMQKAFEQEFYERRMQEEQDRLLALQLQKQINKEERTLNRQKGSPDQYLLRTKPPQSVKDSPARKGSSKVAKDAKVPKNQAEANHHKTRRGSCNENWQSPTRVRMKSPSIKGGKVLNCVVNTSDANDICTLPKNKQKTILQMFKSPVAE, encoded by the exons ATGTCGAAGAAATCGGGGGCTCCGCTTTCCTTGTCTGACTGCCTCTGCCAAATCTGCATGGAGATCTATGTAGAGCCTGTGACGCTGCCATGCAACCATACCCTCTGTAACTCTTGTTTCCAGCTGACAGTTGAAAAAGCCAGTCTTTGTTGCCCTTTTTGTCGGCGTCGGGTCTCTTCTTGGGCACGGTATAATGCCCGCAGAAATACTCTTGTCAATTGGGAGCTCTGGGAGAAGATCCAGAAGCATTACCCGAAGGAGTGTGAGCGTAGGATTAACGGACAGGATTTAGAAGAGGAAA TCTGTCCCCCCCATCCACAGCACCAGCTGAGCAAGCCTGGGGAATTGAGGCAGGAATATGAAGCAGAGATTAGCAAG GTGGAGGCAGAAAGGCGAGCGCATGAGCAAGAAGAGAACAAGGCGAGCGAGGAATACATTCAGCGCCTtctggcagaggaggaggaggaacagagaTTGGCAGAAGAGAGGCGGAGGGAGATGGAGAAACAGCTGAAGCAAGATGAAGAGTTGGCCTGGCAGCTGAGTAACAGCCTG AATGATGATTCCAAAGGACATGTGCTCAGCAGTCCTGCACGAGCAGGCAGCGTCTCACTTGAAACATCCCCAGCTAATTTGTGCAAGACGAAGAGCAAACTGAGCAactctggagacattcaaaa gtATCTGTCTCCAAAGCTTCATCAGACATTGGGATCAACATCATTCTCTAgaacaagagaaagaggaaggagtgACTCTGGCTCTGTG GAAACCAATGGCAATGAAGGCAGCAGTTCAGCATGGCAAGATGAGCAAGAGGAAATGCCAACACTGTCTCCACAGCTGACTGGTGTCGTTAAAGATTCCAGTGCTGTGGATTTGTTTTTGGAATCGTGCATGAACTATTTCAGTACCTCGGCTTTGGGGGAAACTACTGCTGTCAAGCAGGGAAACACACCAGGAACAAATTGTGTAGGAGATGAGATTCCAGATGCGTTTCATGGAATCACAAAAGGGGAAGGCTCTGCAACAGTTCTTAGATCTAAAGGAGAGGATGATGGAACTGAGTCAGACAGTGGCAGTTTAACACATGTAGAAAGCATAAACCTTGAAAATTCTGCTGAACCTCGTACCTGTATTCAATCAACAGCAAATTCTGTGGTGTCTGACAACACAAGTGTAGTATGTGACCTTATGAAGGTGGCTAGACACTCAGATGAAGAGAAACCAGAGAGCTTGCAGAACACTAAGGAGATTCCAAAAAGAAAGTTGCTGGAACCACCAGCTGAAGCAGTGGTCGACTTTTGTGTGCTTGATAAGAGGAGAAGAACTTTTCCGGAAAGTTTAGAGGAGCAGGGGGAGCAGATGAATGATTTTAACttgcaaatgcagaaagcatttgaGCAGGAGTTCTATGAAAGACGTATGCAAGAGGAGCAGGACAGGcttctggctctgcagctgcaaaaaCAGATCAACAAGGAGGAAAGGACACTTAATCGGCAAAAGGGCTCTCCAGATCAGTATCTTCTTCGCACCAAACCACCTCAGTCAGTGAAAGACTCTCCTGCTAGAAAGGGAAGTTCTAAGGTGGCAAAAGATGCAAAGGTACCAAAAAACCAGGCTGAAgcaaaccaccacaaaactCGCAGAGGTTCTTGCAATGAAAACTGGCAGTCCCCTACCAGAGTCCGGATGAAATCGCCCAGCATCAAGGGAGGAAAGGTGTTGAATTGTGTGGTTAATACCAGTGACGCAAATGATATTTGTACACTACCTAAGAATAAGCAAAAGACGATCCTTCAGATGTTTAAAAGCCCTGTTGCAGAGTAG